A genomic stretch from Salarias fasciatus chromosome 10, fSalaFa1.1, whole genome shotgun sequence includes:
- the LOC115395509 gene encoding uncharacterized protein LOC115395509 isoform X2, which yields MDGPNVNLKLGDLLQKEHAELYGAQLVKTGSCGLHTLHNAVKAGFTMWQLDKLLRALHFLFHNVPARREDFTALTGSTAFPLPFCGHRWVENLPVAERATQVWPMILKYVDAVKQKKLPNPGTASYDTIEMAQADPFIGAKLEFFLAITRTFNPFLTKYQTDEPVLPFLAKDLSELIKSLLRRFVKRELLQDLTPLQLTKVEVTDEANWVSVTNVDIGLGAESVIKVM from the exons ATGGATGGCCCCAATGTCAATCTGAAGTTGGGAGACCTTCTTCAGAAGGAGCATGCAGAGCTGTATGGAGCTCAACTGGTGAAGACTGGAAGCTGTGGCCTTCACACCCTGCACAATGCGGTGAAGGCAGGCTTCACTATGTGGCAGCTGGACAAGCTCCTTCGTGCTCTCCACTTCCTCTTCCACAATGTTCCAGCTCGGAGGGAGGACTTCACTGCCTTGACTGGGTCCACCGCCTTTCCGCTGCCGTTCTGTGGCCACAGATGGGTGGAAAATCTCCCTGTAGCTGAGAGGGCAACTCAAGTATGGCCAATGATTTTGAAG TATGTGGATGCTGTGAAGCAAAAGAAGCTCCCCAACCCGGGCACTGCCTCCTATGACACCATTGAGATGGCACAGGCTGATCCCTTCATTGGTGCCAAATTGGAGTTCTTTCTGGCCATAACCAGGACCTTCAACCCCTTCCTGACAAAGTATCAAACTGATGAACCAGTTTTGCCCTTTTTGGCCAAAGATTTGAGTGAGCTGATAAAG AGTCTACTGAGGCGATTTGTGAAGAGGGAGCTCCTGCAGGACCTCACTCCCCTGCAGCTGACGAAAGTAGAGGTGACCGATGAGGCAAACTGGGTCTCTGTCACAAATGTTGATATTGGCCTGGGTGCCGAATCTGTCATAAAG GTGATGTGA
- the LOC115395509 gene encoding uncharacterized protein LOC115395509 isoform X1 has product MDGPNVNLKLGDLLQKEHAELYGAQLVKTGSCGLHTLHNAVKAGFTMWQLDKLLRALHFLFHNVPARREDFTALTGSTAFPLPFCGHRWVENLPVAERATQVWPMILKYVDAVKQKKLPNPGTASYDTIEMAQADPFIGAKLEFFLAITRTFNPFLTKYQTDEPVLPFLAKDLSELIKSLLRRFVKRELLQDLTPLQLTKVEVTDEANWVSVTNVDIGLGAESVIKALQGKPGNRIGELSVLVFRKECVQGLVTIVKKLQEKSPLKFPVVRAIACLDPTSMHRDPEWCLTKMKTLVQKFLQDSQLTGGVSAGDVIVQQFESFLSVEARDERFLSFQPLQQRVDVFLHSALQSYPEVSKFCQVLLLLSHGQATVERGFSINKQVETCNILEDSIEALRLICDKVSVCGGVLNVPLTKELLASVASARSRYRLHLEQQRLQKENATQSLKRKAAEDEVEDLKKKIKILHEVCNTLQIDADRLAEQAEGKSGSLMAQLITKSNTLRRRHKEKLRELMDAEKLMESKSHNLRHMS; this is encoded by the exons ATGGATGGCCCCAATGTCAATCTGAAGTTGGGAGACCTTCTTCAGAAGGAGCATGCAGAGCTGTATGGAGCTCAACTGGTGAAGACTGGAAGCTGTGGCCTTCACACCCTGCACAATGCGGTGAAGGCAGGCTTCACTATGTGGCAGCTGGACAAGCTCCTTCGTGCTCTCCACTTCCTCTTCCACAATGTTCCAGCTCGGAGGGAGGACTTCACTGCCTTGACTGGGTCCACCGCCTTTCCGCTGCCGTTCTGTGGCCACAGATGGGTGGAAAATCTCCCTGTAGCTGAGAGGGCAACTCAAGTATGGCCAATGATTTTGAAG TATGTGGATGCTGTGAAGCAAAAGAAGCTCCCCAACCCGGGCACTGCCTCCTATGACACCATTGAGATGGCACAGGCTGATCCCTTCATTGGTGCCAAATTGGAGTTCTTTCTGGCCATAACCAGGACCTTCAACCCCTTCCTGACAAAGTATCAAACTGATGAACCAGTTTTGCCCTTTTTGGCCAAAGATTTGAGTGAGCTGATAAAG AGTCTACTGAGGCGATTTGTGAAGAGGGAGCTCCTGCAGGACCTCACTCCCCTGCAGCTGACGAAAGTAGAGGTGACCGATGAGGCAAACTGGGTCTCTGTCACAAATGTTGATATTGGCCTGGGTGCCGAATCTGTCATAAAG GCACTTCAGGGCAAGCCAGGAAACAGGATAGGGGAGCTTTCTGTGCTCGTCTTCCGAAAAGAGTGTGTGCAGGGCCTGGTTACCATCGTTAAGAAACTGCAAGAGAAAAGCCCTTTGAAGTTTCCAGTGGTCAGGGCCATCGCATGTTTGGATCCAACAAGCATGCACAGGGATCCAGAGTGGTGCCTCACAAAGATGAAGACTTTAGTCCAGAAATTCCTGCAGGACAGTCAGTTGACAGGAGGTGTCTCAGCTG GTGATGTGATCGTCCAGCAGTTTGAGAGCTTTCTCAGTGTTGAGGCGAGAGATGAGCGTTTCCTCTCCTttcagccactgcagcagcgGGTTGATGTGTTCCTGCACTCAGCTCTCCAGTCTTACCCCGAAGTGTCAAAATTCTGTCAAGTCCTTCTGCTCCTGTCACATGGGCAAGCCACAGTGGAGAGAGGATTCTCAATCAACAAGCAAGTTGAAACTTGCAACATTCTTGAAGATTCGATTGAGGCTCTAAGGTTGATATGCGACAAGGTCAGTGTTTGTGGGGGTGTtttgaatgttcctctgaccaAAGAGCTGCTGGCTTCAGTAGCTTCCGCCAGGTCAAGATACAGACTACACCTTGAGCAACAACGTCTTCAAAAAGAAAACGCCACACagtcactgaaaagaaaagcagctgaagatgaAGTCGAAGATCTGAAGAAAAAGATCAAAATCCTCCATGAAGTGTGCAACACACTTCAAATTGATGCAGACCGTCTTGCTGAGCAGGCAGAAGGAAAATCTGGGTCATTAATGGCCCAACTTATCACCAAGTCCAACACCTTGCGACGAAGGCACAAAGAAAAGCTCAGAGAGCTGATGGATGCAGAGAAGCTGATGGAAAGCAAATCGCACAATCTCAGGCACATGTCTTAA